TCAGCCCCTCTCGCTGTCGCTTTTGCTCAACAAAACGAGATAGAATCGATACCGGTTCTGGATGAACGTTCAGCTGCTTTCTTGGCCTTGGGAATCGCTAAGGCCACTCAACGCCCGGTTGTCCTCGTGTGTACCTCTGGCACAGCCGGGGCGAACTTCTACCCCGCGGTGATTGAAGCCAGGGAAAGTCGGGTTCCGTTGCTCATCTTAACTGCTGACCGTCCCCCGGAACTGCGAGATTGCCATTCTGGGCAAACCATTGACCAACTCAAGCTATATGGTCATTACCCCAACTGGCAAACTGAGTTATCGTTGCCTTCTGTGGGAATTGGTCGATTGAGATATCTACGGCAAACCCTGGTTCATGCCTGGGAACGCGCCCTATTTCCGACTCCTGGCCCCGTTCACCTGAATATACCTTTCCGCGACCCCCTCGCGCCCTTACAGCAACTTGATCCGGATACCCTCCCCTCCCCGTTTGAACTCGAAGAGTTTTTCACGGATTTATCCCATTCCCCATTACCGATTACCCCTTCCCCATACCCCAGTCCCCACTCAGAATGGCAACAATGCGATCGCGGTATCATCATCGCGGGTGTAGCCCAACCTCAGCATCCCAAAAACTATTGTGATGCGATCGCACATTTATCCCAAACTCTAGGATGGCCTGTACTCGCGGAAGGACTCTCACCCGTGAGAAACAATGCAGACATCAACCCTTATCTGATTTCTACCTACGACTTCATCCTGCGTAACCCGAAACTGACGCAACCCCTCACACCTAAAATGGTGATTCAAATCGGGGAACTCCCAACGAGTAAGGAACTGCGTACCTGGTTAGATCAAACCCAACCCCAACGTTGGATCATTGACCCCAGTCATCATAACCTTGACCCCCTGCACGGCAAAACCACCCACCTGCGGACAACAATTGAACAACTGGTTACGACTCTTCCCCCCATTCAAAAAGCGAGGGATACTGTTGGCGAATTAACTGACGGGTCAGACCCCTCCCCAACCCCTCCCCTAAGAGGAGATGGGCTTTCCGGCACCCCCTTCCCTTGCAGGGAAGGGGGCAGGGGGGTTAGGTTTTCCGAATTCGCCAATAACATCGGGAAGTTATGGGAACATCCAACCTCTGGCTACCTAAAGCAGTGGTGTGAACTTGAAACCCAAGTTAGGTCAGCGGTTGACCAGAAAATGGCTACGATGACGCAATTATTTGAAGGAAAAGTCGCCTGGTTACTCTCTCAAATTCTCCCACCGGAAACACCCTTATTCATTGCCAATAGTATGCCGGTGCGGGATGTCGAATTCTTTTGGAAACCCAACAAGAGAAGGATTCAACCCTTTTTTAATCGAGGTGCTAACGGGATTGATGGCACCTTGTCCACCGCTTTGGGTATGGCTCACCGGAATCAAAGTAGTGTCATGCTCACGGGGGATTTAGCCTTGTTGCATGATACCAATGGTTTCTTACTGAGAAATAAATTTGTCGGTCATTTAACCATTGTTTTAATCAACAACAATGGCGGGGGTATTTTTGAGATGTTGCCGATTTCCAAATTTGACCCACCGTTTGAAGAATTCTTTGCCACACCCCAAAACATCAACTTTGCACAATTGTGTGTGACTTATGGGGTAGAACACCAATTGATTGAATCTTGGGAGCAGTTTAAGGAATTGTTAAACCCACTTCCGGCGGAGGGAATTCGAGTTTTGGAGTTGCAAACTAACCGCAACGCTGACGCTAAATGGCGCAAAGAGTATCTCGTAAAGTTGGCATCGGGTCTTAAAATCATCTAGAGCGACGAGCCGAAACTTATTAGACCTCTTGCAAAAGTCTAATTTCCCTCCTTGTATGAGTTCCCGCTCAATCTCTCTGATATGAAGGAATATTTCTTGCTCCCTGGTGTTAAGGATTGATGCCAGAGGTCTATTAATAGACCTCTCCGATAATTAACCTGAAAGCCTTCTAGCAAGGTCGCTGAATCTTAATGTCCGGAAATGTCGAATGAATATAGGCAGATCCTGAATCAATAGAAGTAACCTCTGTAGGTAGCCAGGTATTTGCAGAGCCTATCAAAGGTACTTAACTCAACCTTAACCAGGGCTGACCCCTTCGAGGGCTATGATCTGGACAGGGTGCCGTGTAACTTAATTTCAAAAATATTCTCTATCATTCAGCTAAAAATTGCCCTTTAAAGTGGAGAGAAACCGCTAATAGACTTTTAGTCGGCGGCGAAACCCCAGAAGATTTTAATCAACTCAAATGAGGCTAAAAAACTCAATATTTTTTAGGCTGTGTAGGCTGAAGTAGAAATTAAAATTTATCGATTTAAGCCGTAACCATGGATTCGGGGAAAGTCCAAATTTTAAAAATTAATTGCCGTCATTTTTATCAAAGTTTTCTGATTCTCAAGCCTCCAAATTTATCGTTGGGAGCGGTCAACTATCTATTCTGAGTCATCGCTTAATTACGTTCTGTAATAACCACCCCAGCCATGAAAGATCCGGTATTAAAACAAGCGAAATCTTGGGGGTTTGTTTGTCAAGAAGATAATCAGGGTACCTGGCAAATCTTACCCCAACAACTCAAAGAAAGATGGAAGATGAGGTTAGTACAAGACAGATGGTTACTGATCGTTGGTGATATCCCTCAAATTCATCTTTATTCACACGAAGCGATTACTTTTTTAGATCGCCGTCGCCTTTAAATAAATTCTCTCGAATTCTAGAGAGGGCTTTTCCCTAGCTTAAGCTAGGGAAAAGAATCAAAGCTCTCGCTACATCATCCTACACCCCTATTTTTAGACACCAGGGTAGTTTTTTAATATTTAATTTTTAATTAGATCGAAGTGATTTAAGTTGTTTAGACTCATTCGTAGGAATTTCATTTGAACTCGTGGCTTTTTTTTGCAGCGCTGCTAGCAATTGAGCTCTTACCTCTCGTGCCCAGCACTCAAAGTCAAAGTTATCGTTCAATTCACTGATTTTTGCTTGAAGTGGCGAGGACGATTGGGCCTTCTTAAGATTGGTATTCATTGTTACGTAGTGTTGCACAGCAATGACTAGATTGAAACAAATAATTAAGGCTATACCTGTATCGTAAGGCATAGTTTGAAGCTTTTTATGCAGGAAATGCAAAACAATGATGCAAATTGCGAATAATTTAAATTTAAACGGATCAAGAGTATTTCAATGGGCCAGGAAAGATTAAATTACTCTTAATCTATTACCTAATCTATCATTTTGCGTGCATAGAGTTCCTAAATTCTGAGAAAAATACACAAATAAGTTGTCAGGTGGACATGACCCACCCTACGTATCAATCGGCGTATCAATCGGCACTACGTCCTGCAATCATGCTGTTGTCTAACTCGCCATCAACAGCCTAGATTATTTTGAGTAAGCCCAAGGAATTCCCTCACCTAAATCACTAAAAAAAGCGCCCCAATCTGGAGCGCTGGACAACCACATTACAAAACTGAACCTTAGATGATTTCGACTTTAGCTGTGATTGGCAGAAATTCCAGGTAATCCTGGAACTTCACGCGTCGCTAAAGAGTTGAAATGGCAACACAATTTTACAACCATCTTTAACTTTCAGCCAGGTTGCCACCAATTCCTAATTGCTTTTTGGAATGCTTAAGCTGTTTCCAGAGAGCTTTAATTTGTTTGTAAGCCTCTTCAGAAGAAATTTTGCCATTCGTTTCTAGGTTGCAGATAAAGCTGATCCGTTGGGCGAACTCTTGTAGATTGGCATTAAACACCAGGTTCTCCGGCTTAACCTGACCATAGTAACGACTGTGAGGGTAAATAAATGGGTTGCGTTCAGTCATCACACTCTCCTTATTTTGAAACTTTGGCTTCAAGTTGAACGAAATGGATAGGCTATTGCTCTGTTATCCTTGACTTTTCGATTTTTCCGTCCTTATTTTTGAGACGAATCGAGACTGATTTTTGGATTTTTTTAACTCCACTGAGTATGACCAGTGTCCAAATTGCCCCAATCAGACTCATTTGCCACAGACCACAGCCAATCGCGGCTCCTAATCCCGCAGCTACCCAGATGGTGGCAGCGGTAGTTAACCCCTTAACTTCTAATTTGCCAACTCCCTGATGGGATTGTTGCAAAATCATGCCAGCTCCTATAAATCCCACGCCTGTGGCGACCCCCTGAATGGTGCGACTCAAGGCATTAGTAGCCGCATAGGGGCTGTCTCCTTCAGCTTGTAAAGGAATCATGACAAACATCGCGGCTCCCAAACTGACCAGCATGAACGTTCTCATTCCTGCTGGTCTACCCCCTTGCTGGCGGTTGATTCCCAGCAGGCAACCCACTAGCAGTGCAAGTGTCAGTCTGAACATTAGGCTGGCCCAATCGTTGGAATTGATCAACATAAAACCCCTCCTGTGTACTCCTGGTAGAATTCCATGGCTTCAGTTCGTCAGAAAGGTTGTCACAGACAGGGCAAGCACTGTCAAGCGTTTATAGCTAGCTAGCCTCAACTGTCTTTACTCTGACTTAAGTTACCCTTTGCTTAATTTATTCTTAACCTAAAGTTAACTTTAAGGACGGGTCTGCATTCTCAGTCGTTGAAGCCTGGGCTAGTACTGGACTTTTAATCACTGTTTTTTAAACTTCATTAAATCTACCGGAATAGTGTATAAACGAGGGAAAGCGCAAAAAAAATTAGCGATGAGTTCAACGTAGCTGGACAAGTCAGAGCAGTGATAACACACAGGATCAGGGGGGTTTAAGTCGGTGCTGAATTTGCGATCGCCATAAGCCAGTGTTAATCTCGCCAGCACTACGATGGCAGTGGTGGTTATGCTGAGTGCAACAAACCGTGTTAATCGAACGCGATGAACCAATCAGTATCAGGGCGTCTCAGAGAACTCGCCAAACTCTTTCTTAAACTAGGCATCATCGGCTTTGGGGGGCCAGCCGCTCATATTGCCATGATGGAAAATGAGGTCGTCCAGCGACGTCAGTGGCTAACCAGGGAGCATTTTCTCGACCTGATTGGCGCAACCAACCTGATTCCTGGCCCAAATTCCACAGAGATGGCAATTCATGTGGGATATATCTACGCAGGATGGCTGGGACTGATTGTGTCCGGTGTCTGTTTTATCTTACCGGCTGTTCTCATTACGGCTGGGTTGGCCTGGTTTTATGTGACTTATGGCACTCTGCCGCAAGTTGCCCCTTTGCTGTATGGCATTAAACCCGCTGTTTTAGGCATTATCCTAGATGCTCTCTGGCGGTTAGGAAAGAAAGCGATTAAGACTCGCAAGCTATTCATCATTGCCTTGGGTGTTGTGGTGTTGTTATGCCTGTTGAGACTCAATGAAGTGATTGCTCTGGTCATTGGGGGTATCTTAGGTATGGTTTGGCTGCGTACTGGTGACCAAGACGACTTACCCAAAGATCAGGCCAACCTATTCATGGCTGGCTTAAGCACAGGTGCAACGTTAACCGCGAAAGCGGCAGTGGGAACTTCGGTGGTTACAGCCTCAGCGGTCAATGCCCCATTGTGGCAGTTGGGTTTGTTTTTCCTGAAAGTCGGTAGCATTTTGTTTGGTAGCGGCTATGTATTGGTGGCGTATCTCCAAGGCGGATTAGTTCAGGAATACGGTTGGCTGACACAACAGCAGTTACTCGATGCGATCGCCATCGGTCAATTTACTCCAGGCCCCGTCCTTTCTACAGCTACCTTTATCGGCTACACCATTGCAGGTATTCCCGGTGCGATCGTTGCAACGGTGGGAATTTTCTTCCCTTCGTTTATTTTTGTTGCGGCTCTCAATCCCCTGGTTCCTCGCTTACGCCGCTCTAAATGGACTTCGGCGTTTATCGATTCGGTCAATGTGAGTGCTGTGGCGCTGATGAGTGTCGTCACCCTACAACTGGGAGTCACGACTTTAACAGTACTGAAATTCCCATTTATTGATTTTCTGGCGGTTGCGATCGCAATCCTGTCAGCCGTTTTGGCCATTCGTTTCCAATTCAATGCCGCATGGTTAGTTTTAGGTGCGGCTGTAATCGGTTGGGGAGCTGCACTTTTAGGTTACAGCGGGTAAACGTTGAACTGGCTCAATCAAACCGTCTAAAACGAATAGCACTCAGTTAAGGCTGAAACCTCGACAAAATGGGGGACGAGAGAGATCAGGGAACATAGACTTCCCCACTTTGCCCATCTCCCTTGTCTTCTGTGCCATTCCGCTCTAAAACTAATGCTAGGGTTTGACAGACACTGGCTTCCGAGATTTGGAAACCTCAACAATTGCCGTCATTGGGTTAGCTATGGGTTCAAAGTGGATGTTAATTAGCGACACATATTCACTACCAAGAGATTGACTCACTAACGATAAAATCTTCTGTTTCACTAAGTTTTGATGGCCTGGTAGATTCTGTAACTCTACATCACAATTGGCGAACAAACCACTCACATTTATTGACAAACTGCCCCCATTAGTATTCATGTAGTCAACAATTTTGGACAGAATATCTGGAAGTGATTGACCTTCCTTGTCATTAGAGAAGGTACAGCTTAGCACTCCTACAGATGACACTTGAGTCGGCTGTTGTTGAGGTTGGGGTGAAGTTTGCTCTTCGGGTGGAGCAATTGTTGGTGATGGTTGGGTTGTTGTTGTAGTCGTATTTGAAGTAGGTGACGACGCTGATGTTGTAGTCGTACTTGAAGTTGGAGTTGAAGTTGGAGTTGGAGTTGGTGTCGGGATTGTAGTCGTACTTGAAGTTGGAGTTGGAGTTGGTGTCGGTGTCAGGATTGGAGTCGGTGTCGGGATTGGAGTTGGTGCCGGAATTGGAGTTGGCGTCGGGATTGGTGTCGGGATTGGTGTCGGGATTGGTGTCGGGATTGGCGTTGGTGTTGGTGTCGGGATTGGCGTTGGTGTTGGCGTCGGGATTGGCGTTGGTGTTGGCGTCGGGATTGGTGTCGGGATTGGCGTTGGTGTTGGCGTTGGGATTGGCGTCGGGATTGGTGTCGGCGTTGGCGTTGGGATTGGTGTCGGCGTCGGGATTGGTGTCGGCGTTGGCGTCGGGATTGGTGTTGTGCTGGGCGTACCGATTATGATGCCGCCAGAACTAGTGAATAAATCAGAAGGGGTATTATTCGCAACATACGTACTGTTGTCTCCAATATTGGTCACCCCGTTATTAACGGAAGAAATCCCGCCACCACTTACACCAGCCGTGTTACCGGTAATATTAGAAGTGGAAATATTCGCCGTACCACCATAAACGTAGACACCTCCACCAGATGTGCCAACGGAGTTGCCACTAACTGTGCTGCCGCTGAGTGTCAAGTTAGATTGAAAGGAGAAGATACCTCCACCGCCAAATTCAGTTCCAGTAGCACTGTTGCCGGTGATGGTAGTATTGTTTACACTCAGCCCTGGCGCATATTCGCTTAAAATTCCACCACCTCCGACAGCGCCAGAAGTATTGTTGCTAATGGTGGAATTGTTGATGGTCATGTTGCCCGCATTGCGGAAGACACCACCCCCTCCCAGTGTCGCTGTATTGCCAGTAATGGTGCTGTTGTTGATGTTCACCGTACCAGTACCCGTGAAGTTGGCAATACCGCCACCTGCTGCACTCGCCGAGTTGCCGGTGAGGGTGCTGTTGTTGACGTTCAGGGTGCCAGTGCCAGTGTAACGAACACCACCACCGTATTCAAAACCATTTAGGTTACCACCCGTAATTGTCAAGCCACCAAGGGTGACATTACCACTACCACCGATATCGAACACGCGGAAGGCATTGCTACCACTCACTGTAGTAACCCCCGCACCCGCACCTGTTACTGTCAGGGCTTTGTTGATTGTAATCGTCGTCGGATCAGTGAAGGTTCCGGCGGCTAAATTAACATTCCCGCCTGCCGATGAAACATCGACCGCATTCTGAATTCTGCCAGTAGTGGCTACATTAACTGTAGTGGCAGTCCCTGTGAGAGCTGCCGCTCCTGTTGTGACAATGCCATTTAGTGACACGGTTGGGGCGTTAAAAGCAACTGCCCCATCGTTGGTTGTGATATTTTGATTGAGTGCAATTGCAGTTCCAGCGTTGGCAGTGAGGCCAACACCTGCATTGGTCATGGAGATGGGGCTGACGAAGGTAATATTGTTGGATGCAGCCAAAATCACGTTGGCATTCGCACTATTGATCAAGGCTGGATCGATAATGGCAGTGCTGGTGGTATCTGCTGCGTTGGCAACATCTGCCAGGGTTGCCGTACCGCCCGCCTGCACAATAATGTCTTGTGGATCGAGTAACCACGTCCCGACTAGACCGTTACTTGCCCCCGCATCCACAACAGCACCTGCAATATCCAAGCCCATCTTGCCGGAGGTTTCCACAAACCCACCATTCCCGCCTTGGGCACCGCCCCTCGCGCTAATATTGCCATAGAAACGAGTGGTGTTATCTGCCCAGGCAATGACCTTACCGCCATTGCCATTACTCAGGGCATCGGCATTAATCGTGGTATTGCCATCCACAAAGGTAAACTGGGCATTGGGCACCGTGCCTTGACCCTTGTAATCTCCTCCAATCAACACGGTGCCACCGCCATTCGTACCAGAGGCGTTAATGTTGGCACCTATCACTCTAACTTGCTCACCCAGAACATTGACTTGACCACCCGTCTGTCCGGAAGTGTTCAATGTACCCGAAGTGAGAGCTGTTGCTCCATCAATCGGAACAGCCGTCTCAGAGGCTATCAAGACGACTTGTCCCTGCTCATTGACCCTTACACCTGTGGCTTGACTGACACCCTCGCCAGTAATGAGTTGAGGCAAAGTTAGGGGACTTATATTCGTAGAATTAGAAGTCTCGCTGGGGTCAATCTCCAAACTCAACAGATGTCCCGGTTGCGAAATTTTCACCAAACTCGACCCAGGTACCGCCGCGATGGTAAGAGTTCCTCCCGGTGCCGTTTGCGTCCCTGTGTTAATAACATTGCCACCAACTAAAGTGAGATTTTGTCCTTCATTTACCGCCAGATTTCCCGCATTAATCAGACTTCCTGGTTGATTAAGATTAAAAGCCAATTGGCTGGGTTCTCCCACCAATGCCGCATAATTATTAGAGCCAGTGGCATTAAACCAATGGTTAGAGCCAAAACCAACCCCTGTAGCCGTAGTGGCTGTGAATGAGGCAGGAACGTTTAACTGAGCATTCCCACCAAAAATAATACCGGCAGGATTGACTAAATAAAGGTTAGAGTTCCCTCCCGTAACTTGAAGTAGCCCATTAATCACGGAGGCATTGCCTCCCGTCACCCGTCCCAAGATGTTGTTGATATTGGGATTGGAGACAAAGTTTGCAGTTTGTTCGGCACTCAGACCAAACTGACTAAAGCTATGAAATAGATTGCTGTTATCTCCGGAGAGAGTGCCTCCTGTAATATCGATCTGGTTCCCATTAGGAGTTGCGATCGTACCTGTGCCATCTTGTGCGGGTGTGATAGATTGAGCTTGTACAGAAACAGGTAGAAGACTAAAAAAAGCTAGAAATCCAAAGAGTTTTCTGACTTTTAGTAGAGGATTTTTTGAGGTAAATAGCGACATACTATTAATTCTGAACAAGAGTTAATATAGATTTTTGACACAGATGCCCCTCAGGAAAACGAACAATCTAAAATCTATCATTATTTATTTTTAGCCAAATTTTCCCCGCATCTCTATGGCTTCATTAAATCTCGACAAAACAAAACGACTTTGTAATTTTCCGGTATAGAATTGATAAATCCTCAGTAGAGGCAGCGGATTGCAGCAAAGAACTGAGCCTCTACCGCCTACTGCCCTCCGTTCATTCAGAAGGCTAGTATGGCAGGGTAAACGGTGGTAACAGTATTTGGGCTACCCAATTGGAAGGTTTTTTTTCTTGAACATTCGAGCCTTGCCCTGTTATACCATCTGGGGCGAGGATTTGTCACCGTTATTGGAGGAAACTCCCTACTGGTAAGGTTTCCAAAACGCAAAATCTAAAATCTAAAATCCAAATCTGGGTATTAAGATTACGCATTTTCCAAATCTTCTTGCAAGTCTGTTTGATGCTCAATTCCAAGCGAAAGATAGACTAAGTTATCTTTAATCCCTCGCTACAGTCTTTCTGCTTCTGGCACCCGAAAAAGCAAATATCACCGGAAAAAAAGGGGGATGGGCAAAAACAATAAAAGCGATCGCATAACTAACGCGATCGCTTTTGATACCCAATCCGGCTTGTAGACTCCTTTTTTAAGCGTCTAAAAAATCTCTTTCCTCCCCCCCTCTCTCCTTCCCCCTCCTTTGGGGAATAAGGGGGTTATCGCCACAGATGTGGTATGAACCCCTCATCGACTCAATTAAACCAGTAGTGGGAGTTCTTCTTCCGGTTCCAGTTCTTGGAACATCGGCGTACTCAGATAGCGCTCACCATAGCTCGGTTGTACCATAACAATTAAACGCCCTTCATTTTCTGGTCGTTTTGCCACTTTAATGGCCGCCGCTAAAGCCGTACCTGAAGAAATGCCGGATAAAATGCCTTCTTCTCGTGCCAGACGGCGACCATAGTCAATCGCTTCCTCATCGGTGACGGTAATC
The Microcoleus sp. AS-A8 genome window above contains:
- the menD gene encoding 2-succinyl-5-enolpyruvyl-6-hydroxy-3-cyclohexene-1-carboxylic-acid synthase; amino-acid sequence: MPIDFRNINTVWASILTETLKRLGLTTAVICPGSRSAPLAVAFAQQNEIESIPVLDERSAAFLALGIAKATQRPVVLVCTSGTAGANFYPAVIEARESRVPLLILTADRPPELRDCHSGQTIDQLKLYGHYPNWQTELSLPSVGIGRLRYLRQTLVHAWERALFPTPGPVHLNIPFRDPLAPLQQLDPDTLPSPFELEEFFTDLSHSPLPITPSPYPSPHSEWQQCDRGIIIAGVAQPQHPKNYCDAIAHLSQTLGWPVLAEGLSPVRNNADINPYLISTYDFILRNPKLTQPLTPKMVIQIGELPTSKELRTWLDQTQPQRWIIDPSHHNLDPLHGKTTHLRTTIEQLVTTLPPIQKARDTVGELTDGSDPSPTPPLRGDGLSGTPFPCREGGRGVRFSEFANNIGKLWEHPTSGYLKQWCELETQVRSAVDQKMATMTQLFEGKVAWLLSQILPPETPLFIANSMPVRDVEFFWKPNKRRIQPFFNRGANGIDGTLSTALGMAHRNQSSVMLTGDLALLHDTNGFLLRNKFVGHLTIVLINNNGGGIFEMLPISKFDPPFEEFFATPQNINFAQLCVTYGVEHQLIESWEQFKELLNPLPAEGIRVLELQTNRNADAKWRKEYLVKLASGLKII
- a CDS encoding MgtC/SapB family protein — translated: MLINSNDWASLMFRLTLALLVGCLLGINRQQGGRPAGMRTFMLVSLGAAMFVMIPLQAEGDSPYAATNALSRTIQGVATGVGFIGAGMILQQSHQGVGKLEVKGLTTAATIWVAAGLGAAIGCGLWQMSLIGAIWTLVILSGVKKIQKSVSIRLKNKDGKIEKSRITEQ
- the chrA gene encoding chromate efflux transporter, translating into MNQSVSGRLRELAKLFLKLGIIGFGGPAAHIAMMENEVVQRRQWLTREHFLDLIGATNLIPGPNSTEMAIHVGYIYAGWLGLIVSGVCFILPAVLITAGLAWFYVTYGTLPQVAPLLYGIKPAVLGIILDALWRLGKKAIKTRKLFIIALGVVVLLCLLRLNEVIALVIGGILGMVWLRTGDQDDLPKDQANLFMAGLSTGATLTAKAAVGTSVVTASAVNAPLWQLGLFFLKVGSILFGSGYVLVAYLQGGLVQEYGWLTQQQLLDAIAIGQFTPGPVLSTATFIGYTIAGIPGAIVATVGIFFPSFIFVAALNPLVPRLRRSKWTSAFIDSVNVSAVALMSVVTLQLGVTTLTVLKFPFIDFLAVAIAILSAVLAIRFQFNAAWLVLGAAVIGWGAALLGYSG
- a CDS encoding filamentous hemagglutinin N-terminal domain-containing protein, which encodes MSLFTSKNPLLKVRKLFGFLAFFSLLPVSVQAQSITPAQDGTGTIATPNGNQIDITGGTLSGDNSNLFHSFSQFGLSAEQTANFVSNPNINNILGRVTGGNASVINGLLQVTGGNSNLYLVNPAGIIFGGNAQLNVPASFTATTATGVGFGSNHWFNATGSNNYAALVGEPSQLAFNLNQPGSLINAGNLAVNEGQNLTLVGGNVINTGTQTAPGGTLTIAAVPGSSLVKISQPGHLLSLEIDPSETSNSTNISPLTLPQLITGEGVSQATGVRVNEQGQVVLIASETAVPIDGATALTSGTLNTSGQTGGQVNVLGEQVRVIGANINASGTNGGGTVLIGGDYKGQGTVPNAQFTFVDGNTTINADALSNGNGGKVIAWADNTTRFYGNISARGGAQGGNGGFVETSGKMGLDIAGAVVDAGASNGLVGTWLLDPQDIIVQAGGTATLADVANAADTTSTAIIDPALINSANANVILAASNNITFVSPISMTNAGVGLTANAGTAIALNQNITTNDGAVAFNAPTVSLNGIVTTGAAALTGTATTVNVATTGRIQNAVDVSSAGGNVNLAAGTFTDPTTITINKALTVTGAGAGVTTVSGSNAFRVFDIGGSGNVTLGGLTITGGNLNGFEYGGGVRYTGTGTLNVNNSTLTGNSASAAGGGIANFTGTGTVNINNSTITGNTATLGGGGVFRNAGNMTINNSTISNNTSGAVGGGGILSEYAPGLSVNNTTITGNSATGTEFGGGGIFSFQSNLTLSGSTVSGNSVGTSGGGVYVYGGTANISTSNITGNTAGVSGGGISSVNNGVTNIGDNSTYVANNTPSDLFTSSGGIIIGTPSTTPIPTPTPTPIPTPTPIPTPTPTPIPTPIPTPTPTPIPTPIPTPTPTPIPTPTPTPIPTPTPTPIPTPIPTPIPTPIPTPTPIPAPTPIPTPTPILTPTPTPTPTSSTTTIPTPTPTPTSTPTSSTTTTSASSPTSNTTTTTTQPSPTIAPPEEQTSPQPQQQPTQVSSVGVLSCTFSNDKEGQSLPDILSKIVDYMNTNGGSLSINVSGLFANCDVELQNLPGHQNLVKQKILSLVSQSLGSEYVSLINIHFEPIANPMTAIVEVSKSRKPVSVKP